CGTCAACCTCGCCCTCTACTCCGGCCACAGCGCCCTCGGCCTGTCCACCGGCACGGCGGTGCGGCTCTGCCTGGCCTCGGCGGGCCTGTGGTGGGCCGTGTTCACGATCTTCCCGATGCTGCGGCTGCCGAGCCGTCCGGCGACGGCCCCGGTGGAACGCCCGGTCGACGAGCACGCCGGCGGCACCCTGCGCGAGCTGGCCGGGACCCTGCGCGGAATGCGCCAGTACCCGCTGACACTGCTCTTCCTGATCGCCTTCCTCTGCTACAACGACGGCATCCAGACGGTGATCTCGCAGGCCTCGCTGTACGGCAGCGAGGAGCTCGGCATGGCCCAGGGCACGCTCATCAGCGGCGTGCTGCTGGTCCAGATCGTCGCGATCGGCGGCGCGCTGCTGCTCGGCCGGATCGCCCGCCGCTACGGCGCCAAGCGGACCATCCTCGGCTCCCTGGTCGCCTGGGTGGTCACCCTCGCCTTCGGCTACGTCATGCCGGCGCACCAGCCGGTCTGGTTCTACGCCCTCGCGGCGGCGATCGGGCTGGTGCTCGGCGGAAGCCAGGCGCTGTCCCGCTCGCTCTTCTCCCACCTGATCCCGCCGGGCCGGGAGGCGGAGTACTTCAGCCTCTACAAGATCAGCGACCGCGGCACGAGCTGGATGGGCCCGTTGGTCTTCGGTCTCGCCTACCAGCTGACCGGCAGCTACCGGGTGGCGATCATCTCGCTGCTGATCTTCTTCGCCGTCGGCTTCGCCCTGCTGCTGCTGGTTCCGGTGCGGCGCGCGATCGAGGCCGTGGGCAATCCGGTGCCCGCAATCTCGTGACCCTCCGAAGCATTGGATCAACCGAGGGTGATATCCGCCGCCAGATGTGACAAATCGGACGCAGGTGGGTACAAACAGGTTCGGTGCGACGGAAGTCGCGCGCTTACTGCGGGAATCTTCGACGGTTGCCGCACGTTGTACGGACCGACGAAGACAGCGACATCCAGTCCTGTGGGCTTGGAGCCCGGGAGGCACGATTCATGAGTGAGCGAGCTCTCCGCGGCACGCGACTCGGGGCAACCAGCTACGAGACCGACCGCGGTATCGATCTGGCGCCCCGCCAGACCGTCGAGTACGCATGCCAGAACGGACACCGCTTTGAGGTGCCGTTCTCGGTGGAGGCCGAAATCCCGCATCTGTGGGAATGCCGGTTCTGCGGCAGCGAGGCGATGCTGATCGACGGCGAGGAGCCGGAGGAGAAGAAGGCGAAGCCGGCCCGAACGCATTGGGACATGCTGATGGAACGGCGTACCCGCGAGGAGCTGGAGGAGGTGCTCGCCGAACGACTGGCGGTACTGCGCTCCGGTGGCATGAACCTCGCGGTCCATCCGCGCGACGCGCGCAAGTCCGCATAACCGGGACTTGACGACGAGGCCCCGGCTCCCCTCAGGGGGAGCCGGGGCCTCGTCGCGTTCGCGGCTCGCGGCGGCCGGTCGGCGGCTACCGGTTGATCTGGCCGTAGGGGCCCTCGTCGTCGCGCCGGGAGTAGTCGTACGGACGGCCGCCGTCCTCGGTGACGACCTCGCCCTGGACGACCTTGCCGTCGGGGCGGTGCATCCGCATCTGCTCCTGGAAGCGGACGGCGTCGCCGAGCGGACCGCGGCGCAGCAAGTTCATCGGGATCCGCTGGAGCCGCTTCGCGACCACCGGCACCAGGCAGAGCAGGCCCGCCACGTCGGAGAGGAAGCCCGGCAGGATCAGCAGGACGCCTCCGGCGATGGTCACCGCGGTCCGCGCCTCACCCTCGGGCATCCGCCCGGCGGTCGTCGCCCGCAGAGCCCGCAGCCCGGCCCGCTTGATCACCCATCCGCCGAGGATGGCGCCGCCGACCAGCAGCGCGAGCACGAGGAGCCAGCCGAGCAGATGCGCGAGCTCCACGATGATCCACAGCTCGAGCAGCAGGTACGCCGCGACGAGCAGGGGGAGAAACCGCTTGATGCGTGAGCCGCGCACGGGGGGTGGCCCTTTCCTTGTCCTGAAGGCTTCCCCTCTACAACGCCCGAGGTCAGACGAGTGTTCCGTGGCAACGCCTCAGGGGCGCCTGCGGCGCACCAGGGCGTAGCCGCACGCGCCCAGCCCCAGCAGGGCCAGGGCCCACTCCGGCGCGGCGCCCACGCGGTCGGCGAGGGTGAGGCCGTCGCGGAGCGGGACGCTCGCCTCCAGCTCCGCCCGCGTCGCGAGCTGCGTCCGCTGCTGGACCGAGCCGTCGGGCTCGATGATCGCGCTGATGCCGCTGGTCGCCGCGATGACCACCGCGCGGCCGTGCTCGACCGCGCGCAGGCGGGACATGGCGAACTGCTGGTCGGGCTGGTCCGTGCGCTCGTAGGTCGCGTTGTTGGTCTGCACGACCAGCACCCGCCCGCCCTTGGTCACCGAGTCGCGGACGATGCCGTCGTAGGCGACCTCGAAGCAGATCACGTCGCCGATCCTGGCCGGACCCACCTGGAGGATGCCGGTCCGGTCGCCGGGGTAGAAGTCGCGGGCGACCCGCTGCAGCCGGGTGATGTACTTCATCAGGATCGACCGGAACGGCACGTACTCGCCGAACGGCACCGGATGCTGCTTGGTGTAGTGCGCGCCGGGGCCCGTGCGCGGATCCCAGACGATGCCTTCGTTCAGCACGTGCTGGCTGTCCGGGCCGTCCACGAGCGCGCCGACCAGCAGCGGGACGCCGGCCCGCTTCGCCACGCCGTCGATCGCCGCGTAGGCCTCGGGGGTGACGTAGGGGTTCACGTCGGAGGAGTTCTCCGGCCAGACGATCAGCTGCGGCTTGGGCATCGTGCCCGCCGCGACTTTGGCCAGCAGGTCGTCGGTCGCCGCCACGTGGTTCTTCAGGACCTCCATGGGGCGGCCGAGGAAGTCCATGCCCGCGTGCGGCACGTTGCCCTGGATCACGGCGATCTCCGCCGACGCCGGACCCCCGGCCGTGTCGCCGCCGGTGGGCACCGGGACCGCGTAGCCGACCACGCCGAAGGCGACCGCGCCGGCCGCGCAGGCCACCGCCGCCCGGCGGCCGCGGGCCCGCAGCGCCGGCACCGCGGCGGCCAGCAGCGCGCCGCTCAGCGTCACGGCGAAGCTGACCAGCGGCGCGCCGCCGAGCGCGGCCAGCGGCGTGAAGGGCGAGGAGGTGTTCGCGAAGGCGAGTCGGCCCCATGGGAAGCCGCCGAGCGGCACCCGGTCCCTGGCCCACTCCTGGGCGACCCAGAGGCAGGCCGTCCACAGCGGCCAGAAGCGCAGCCGGGAGACCAATGCCAGCCCCGCGCCCATCAGCCCCAGGAAGAGCGTCTCGGCGACCGACAGCAGCACCCAGACGTCGTAGCCGATGACCCCGATCCAGAACAGCAGCCAGAGCATGAAGGCCGCGCCGAAGACCAGGCCGGTCCACGCCGCCTGGCGCACCGTGCGGCGGTAGGTCAGCAGGCTCAGCCCGGCGACCGCGACGACGGACAGCGGCCAGATCCCGGCGGAGGGGAAGGAGAGCGCGAGCAGCAGGCCGCAGAGCGCCGCGAGGCCGGTACGGGGCAGGCCGGCGCGGATCCGGGCGGGACGCGAGGGGCGGACGGGGGGTTCGTCCTCCACGCGATCCTCGGAGTCCAGGGTCAAGGTCACGCTCGCCGCCAATCCGCAGCAGATGGTCCATGGGCTGTGGGAAGACGGTACAACCTGCTGGTAAGCGCCGGTGAGAGCGGGGCGGACGGGGTCACCCCGAAACCTTGCGAAACCTCGGCCCACCCGGCCGAACGGGTACGGCCCGGACGCTCTTCGGTCCGACTCGGGATCCGCTGGCTGCGGATCGACCAGAAGCCGTTGTCTACTGAGCGTCCGGGCCGGGCCCGGGTCCCACCCGCCGACCGGAATCCGCGGACCCGTCGACGCCCACGCTCCCCGGTCCGGCTGCGCTGGACCTGGCTGCCTGCCAGCGGCGGTCCCGGGTTTGGCGTGGGGCTGCTGTGAGGTGGACGACGACGAACCTACTCGCCCGCGCGGGCCGCCTGTCAACTCTTGCCCCACCTGCGAGAACAAGGGGTTCCCGCAGGTCAGGAACGTGCGAATCGGGTTCACAAGGACGCCGGGCAACCCTTCTTTCGGCGGTATCCGGACGCCGCCGTCCTCCCCGGGCGACGATGATCGACGACCGGGTCCGACGTTCGGGGTCCGACGTCCGAGCCCGCCGGCTCAGGCGAGGTGGACCGCGCGGCCGCCGACGACGGTGGCAAGACAGCGCGGCAGCTCCCGCCCCGGAGTGAGGTCCGGCAGGCCGGGGACGCCGCTGCGCGGGTCCGTGGACCAGTTGGCGACCCGCTGGTCCGGCGCCTGGACCACGAGCTCACCCGGCTCCCAGACGGCCAGCGAGGCCGGCGCGCCGGGGACCAGCACTCCGGCGTCGTCCCTGCCGAGGGCCCGCCAGCCGCCGCGGGTGTGCGCGGTGAACGCGGCGCGCACGGAGATCCGGTGCTCGGGCGTGTGGTGGAAGGCGGCGGCGCGGACGGTGCCCCACGGGTCGAGCGGGGTGACCGGGGCGTCGGAGCCGAAGGCGAGCGGGACGCCGGCGCGCAGCAGAGCCGCGAAGGGGTTCATCGTGCTGGCCCGCTCCGCGCCCAGACGCTCGACGTACATGCCCTGCTCGCCGCCCCAGAAGGCGTCGAAGGCCGGCTGCACCGAGGCGGTCAGGCCCAGCTCGGCGAAGGCCGCGATCTGGGCGGGCGTCAGCAGCTCGGCGTGCTCCACCCGGTGCCGCAGCGCGCGCACGCGCTCCAGGCCGAGCTTCTCCGCGACCGCGCGGACGCCCTCGACCAGGGCCGCGAGGGCGCCGTCGCCGATGGCGTGGAAGCCCGCCTGCAGACCGGCCTCGGTGCATGCGGCGACGTGGTCGGCGATCTGCGCGGCGCTGATGTAGGCGGCGCCGGTGTGCTCGGCGTCGGTGTAGTGGTCGTGCAGGCATGCGGTGTGCGAGCCGAGCGCGCCGTCGATGAACAGGTCTCCACCCGCGCCGACCGCGCCGAGGCGGCGGGCGGTGTCGACCGCGCCCAGCTCGCCCCAGTAACCGAAGACCTCCGGGCCCGGCGTGCCGGCGGCCAGGTCCAGCAGTGCGGACAGGTCCGCCTCGGAGGAGATCTGCGGTCCGGCGCACTCGTGCAGCGCGCCGATGCCGAGGGTGACCGCGCGGGCGAGTGTCGCCCGCTGCGCGGCCTCCCGCTGGGCGGGGGTGAGGTGCCCGAGCGCGGCGGCGCGGACGAGGTGGTGCGCGGCGCGGCTGAGAGCCCCGTCGGGGTCGTAGCCGGCCGTCGCGGCGAGCTCGGGTCCGGCCAGCGCGCGCAGCGCGGAGGAGGCCAGCGCCGAGTGCACGTCGGTGCGGGAGAGATAGAGCGCGGCTCCCGCCGCGGCCTCGTCGAGCTCGGCGAGGCTGGGGGCGCGCCGCTCGGGCCACCTGGTCTCGTCCCAGCCGTGCCCGAGCAGCACGCCGCCTCCGGCCGTGTCGGCGCCCCGCGCGACGAAGTCGCGGATCCGGCGCAGCGCCTCCGCCAGGCTCGGGCAGGCGGTCAGGTCGAGCCCGGTGAGCGCCAGGCCGGTCGAGGTGGCGTGCACGTGCGCGTCGACGAAGGCCGGGGTGACCAGCGCGCCGTCGAGGTCGACCACCAGCCGGGCGTCGCGCGCGTAGCTCTCGGCCGCGCCCTCCTCGCCGACCCAGGCGACCACGCCGTCCTGAACCAGCACCGCGGTCGCGAAGGGGTCGGCCGGGCTGTAGACGTCGCCGCCGCGCAGCAGGATCGTGCGCACCCCGGAGTCGGCGGGCGCGGTGTCGGCGAGGGCGGAGAGCGGTGCGGCGGCGGTCATGCGGTCCACCTTATGAGACGGTCTCCGGCCCGCCCCGCCAACCCCCGGACGCGGCTCACTTCAGCCGGGGCGGCCTGGCCTCGTACGGGGTGCTCAGCACGACGGTGGTGCGCGTGGAGACCCCCGCGGCCGATCTGATCCTGGCGAGCAGGTCCTCCAGATCGCCGGGAGCCGCGACCCGCACCTTGAGGATGTAGTTCTCGTCGCCGGCCACGCTGTGGCAGGCCTCGATCTCCTCGATGCCGGCCAGCCGCTCCGGGGTGTCGTCGGGCGCGCTCGGGTCGAAGGGTTTGACCGAGATGAACGCCGTCAGCGGCAGACTGACGGCGTCCGGGTCCACGATCGCGGCGTAGCCGCGGATCACGCCGCGCTGCTCGAGTCGGCGGACCCGCTGGTGCACCGCCGAGGTGGACAGGCCGGTGGCCTTGCCCAGGTCGGTGTAGCTCATGCGTCCGTCAGCGACCAGCAGCTGCACGATTTGTCGGTCGAGTTCCTCCACCCTGACAACCTATCCGACGTCAGGTGTGAGCAAGGACACAGGTATCGGCCGATGCGGCGCCGACGACCAGGATTATCGGATGCCCCGCGCGGGAAGTGCTCGCTATGGTCGCGACCACCGAGGTCCGCGTGCCTGCTCCAGGGGGAGTCCTGATGACCGTTGTCGAACAGCTGAGTGCTGTCCTCGAACCCGTCGTAACCGCGGAACCCGCCGAGAACGCCGAGCCCCTCGCCGCGCCGGGCTTCCTCGGCGCCGACCCGGGCGAGGGCGAGACCTGGGAGATCACCCGGTTCCTCTGCCCCGACTGCCACCGGCCGATCGCGGTGCTCGACAACGAGGAGCGGTTCCCGCAGCACGCCGTCGTCGCCACCCCGTGGCACCCCTTCTCCGCCGCCCTGTGCCAGGGTTCGGGCCGCTGGCTCGACGACGCGGAGTCCGAGGAGGAGCAGGGCTTCGACCCCGAGCCCTCCCTCGCCGAGTTCCTCACGCTGCCCGCCGAACTCGACTGGCGCCGCCAGCCGTTCTCCCACGTCGGCGGCCCCGGCTCGAAGCCGCTGAGCCGCTGAGCCGCTGAGCCGCTGAGAACGACGTCAGATCCAGGGGCGCCGGGGGAAGAGCCTGGGCCCCAGTGATCTGCGAGCTCCTTCGAGGACCGGCAGGTGGTACTCGTTGACGGTCAGTCCGACCCGGGCCCTCAGCGTCGCGGCCAGCCTGCGCGCCTGACGGTGCTCCTGGGCGGGCACCAGCCGCAGCAGCATCCGGTAGCCCCGCGCGTCCAGCAACACCAGGAACAGGTTCCGCTCGTTGCTGTCCTCGTTGGCGCGCTGGGTGAACAGCACCAGCTCCGCGACCGGGTCGGGGAAGCGAGGGAAGCCGCCGTCCTGGCGCTCGGCCGGCATCGGCTCGGGCTCCAGGAACAGCCGCTCGAACCGGCCCGACAGGCCGCTCCTGACCGTGAGTTCGGCGCCGTTCCAGCGCAGCAGCCCCGGGCCGACGTGCACCTCGGTCGGCCCGTGGTCCTGTGCCTTGACGCGGGCGGTGCGGGACCGCGGTCGGCCGCGCGCCCCCGCGTCGACGTCGAAGCCGGCGGTCGGGGCGACCCTGACCGCGGGCGGCGCCAGGCCCCGGACGGCCCGTCCGGGCACCAGCTGGGCCGCTTGCGCCCGCGGGGGCAGGGGCGGCGGCGTCTGCCGCTGCATGGCCTCCGTGTAGAGCTCGGCGTTCCGCACCCGGCGCACCGCGTCGCGCAGGGGCAACGGCCAGGCGCGCCAGAGCAGCGGTTCGACGGTGGGCAGCGCGAGTGCGGCGGCCAGCAGCCAGTCGTCGGGCGCCGTGAGGTGCCCCTGCGCGAGGGCGAGCCCTGCCGCCGTCGCCAGCAGGGCGTACGCGGCCCGGCCCACGATCCGGCGGTGCCGCTGCCGGATGCGCAGCGGCGGCGGAGCGTGGTCGGGCGGCGCGGACCAGATCGGCAACGTCGCGCCCAGGACGCAGACCAGCACCCCGGCGATCCGCACCGGGAGGTACGGGGCCGGGATCGCGAGGGCGCCGCCGACCCCCAGGACCACGCGCAACGCCCGCCGCAGCGTGCCCCGGCCCGGCAGCATCAGTGCCGCGCCACGCCTTGCCGCCGCCCACCTTCCCGGCACCCCCACCGCCCCCTGCCTCTGCCCCCGCCCGAGCGCCCGGGCGCCCGGACGAAAAACGGTGGCACAGGGCGTCTGCGGCGTCCAGAGGACCGCGCTCAGCCCCAGTAACGCCCCGCCACCATCGCCTCCAGGGAGTCCCGGTGCAGGATCAGCCGGTCCGGGTCCTCGGGGGCCGGGGTCTCGCCGAAGTGGATCTGGCGGTAGCCGATCCGCAGCATCACCACGGCGTGCCGCAGCGCCGCGTAGAGGGTGTAGAAGTCGAGGTCGCGCGGGGTGT
This genomic interval from Streptacidiphilus rugosus AM-16 contains the following:
- a CDS encoding MFS transporter, whose protein sequence is MITSAPAATERPDLKRAQLGWYLNDWANAAFAATVLTVFLGPYLTDIAKKAADAHGDVHPLGIPVRAGSFFPYTVSASVLLSVVIMLLAGAAADRTGRHRTLLGVFAYVGAGATLGMFFLGGHHYLLGGALLVVANICYAVSAALANSFLPGLAAPDDRDAVSSKGWAFGYAGGGLLLIVNLALYSGHSALGLSTGTAVRLCLASAGLWWAVFTIFPMLRLPSRPATAPVERPVDEHAGGTLRELAGTLRGMRQYPLTLLFLIAFLCYNDGIQTVISQASLYGSEELGMAQGTLISGVLLVQIVAIGGALLLGRIARRYGAKRTILGSLVAWVVTLAFGYVMPAHQPVWFYALAAAIGLVLGGSQALSRSLFSHLIPPGREAEYFSLYKISDRGTSWMGPLVFGLAYQLTGSYRVAIISLLIFFAVGFALLLLVPVRRAIEAVGNPVPAIS
- a CDS encoding RNA polymerase-binding protein RbpA — translated: MSERALRGTRLGATSYETDRGIDLAPRQTVEYACQNGHRFEVPFSVEAEIPHLWECRFCGSEAMLIDGEEPEEKKAKPARTHWDMLMERRTREELEEVLAERLAVLRSGGMNLAVHPRDARKSA
- a CDS encoding FxsA family protein, with product MRGSRIKRFLPLLVAAYLLLELWIIVELAHLLGWLLVLALLVGGAILGGWVIKRAGLRALRATTAGRMPEGEARTAVTIAGGVLLILPGFLSDVAGLLCLVPVVAKRLQRIPMNLLRRGPLGDAVRFQEQMRMHRPDGKVVQGEVVTEDGGRPYDYSRRDDEGPYGQINR
- the lnt gene encoding apolipoprotein N-acyltransferase, giving the protein MEDEPPVRPSRPARIRAGLPRTGLAALCGLLLALSFPSAGIWPLSVVAVAGLSLLTYRRTVRQAAWTGLVFGAAFMLWLLFWIGVIGYDVWVLLSVAETLFLGLMGAGLALVSRLRFWPLWTACLWVAQEWARDRVPLGGFPWGRLAFANTSSPFTPLAALGGAPLVSFAVTLSGALLAAAVPALRARGRRAAVACAAGAVAFGVVGYAVPVPTGGDTAGGPASAEIAVIQGNVPHAGMDFLGRPMEVLKNHVAATDDLLAKVAAGTMPKPQLIVWPENSSDVNPYVTPEAYAAIDGVAKRAGVPLLVGALVDGPDSQHVLNEGIVWDPRTGPGAHYTKQHPVPFGEYVPFRSILMKYITRLQRVARDFYPGDRTGILQVGPARIGDVICFEVAYDGIVRDSVTKGGRVLVVQTNNATYERTDQPDQQFAMSRLRAVEHGRAVVIAATSGISAIIEPDGSVQQRTQLATRAELEASVPLRDGLTLADRVGAAPEWALALLGLGACGYALVRRRRP
- a CDS encoding amidohydrolase, whose product is MTAAAPLSALADTAPADSGVRTILLRGGDVYSPADPFATAVLVQDGVVAWVGEEGAAESYARDARLVVDLDGALVTPAFVDAHVHATSTGLALTGLDLTACPSLAEALRRIRDFVARGADTAGGGVLLGHGWDETRWPERRAPSLAELDEAAAGAALYLSRTDVHSALASSALRALAGPELAATAGYDPDGALSRAAHHLVRAAALGHLTPAQREAAQRATLARAVTLGIGALHECAGPQISSEADLSALLDLAAGTPGPEVFGYWGELGAVDTARRLGAVGAGGDLFIDGALGSHTACLHDHYTDAEHTGAAYISAAQIADHVAACTEAGLQAGFHAIGDGALAALVEGVRAVAEKLGLERVRALRHRVEHAELLTPAQIAAFAELGLTASVQPAFDAFWGGEQGMYVERLGAERASTMNPFAALLRAGVPLAFGSDAPVTPLDPWGTVRAAAFHHTPEHRISVRAAFTAHTRGGWRALGRDDAGVLVPGAPASLAVWEPGELVVQAPDQRVANWSTDPRSGVPGLPDLTPGRELPRCLATVVGGRAVHLA
- a CDS encoding Lrp/AsnC family transcriptional regulator, whose translation is MEELDRQIVQLLVADGRMSYTDLGKATGLSTSAVHQRVRRLEQRGVIRGYAAIVDPDAVSLPLTAFISVKPFDPSAPDDTPERLAGIEEIEACHSVAGDENYILKVRVAAPGDLEDLLARIRSAAGVSTRTTVVLSTPYEARPPRLK